The Stigmatella aurantiaca DW4/3-1 genome contains the following window.
TGCGGGCTGTTGCTGCCCTCCTCCGGGGACGCCATCGTGGCGGGCCACTCCATCCACACGCCGGAGCGGGTGAAGTCCTCCATCGGGTACATGTCCCAGAAGTTCTCGCTCTACATGGACCTGACGGTGGAGCACAACCTGGCCTTCTTTGGCGGGGCGTATGGGCTGTCCGGCAAGGCCCTGTCCCACCGCATCGATGAGATTCTCGAGCTCATCCACCTGAAGGACCGCCGCCGCGACATCACCGGGACGCTGTCGGGCGGCTTCCGGCAGCGCCTCGCGCTGGGCTCCTCGCTGCTGCACCGGCCGAAGATCGTCTTTCTCGACGAGCCGACGGCCGGCGTGGATCCGGCCTCCCGGCGCGACTTCTGGAGGCTCATCCGGTCGCTGGCGCGCGAGGGCACCACGGTCTTCGTCACCACGCACTACATGGACGAGGCGGAGTACTGCGCGCGCGTGGGGCTCATGGTGGCCGGCAAGCTGGTGGCGCTCGACACGCCCAAGGGGCTCAAGGAGCAGTTCGTTCCGGGCACCATCTACGCCATCAGCGGCGTGTTGCCCCGGTCCAGTGCCCTGGAGGGCATGCGCGAAGCGCCGGGCGTGCTGGCGGTCGAGACGTTCGGGGCGGGCTTGCACGTGCGCGTCGAGACGGGCCGCGTGGACGAGCGCGCGGTGGCCGCGATGCTGGAGCGGGTGGGCGGGCGGGAACTTCAGATCAAGCCGATCGAAGCGAACCTCGAGGATGTGTTCCTGAAGGTGGTCGCTCCCAACGCTTCCCCGCCGGGGACGCAGCAGAAGGCAGGGTAGGGCCGATGCACGGATTCCAGCGTTTCGCCATTCGGGTCTTCGCGCTGACGAGCAAGGAGGTGGCGCACATCCGCCGGGACTCCCGCACGCTGGCGCTGGGGCTCGCGATGCCCGTGCTGCTGCTGGTGCTCTTCGGCTTTGGCGTCAGCTTCGACTTGAGCGGCATTCCCCTGGCCGTGGTGGACCAGGACCGGACCGAGCAGTCCATCGATGTCTGGCGGACGTTCGCCGCGCCGGACGAGTTCCGGGTGGTGGCGCAGCTGG
Protein-coding sequences here:
- a CDS encoding ABC transporter ATP-binding protein, with the translated sequence MSEHVIEVTHLTRRFGNFLAVNDVNFHVERGEIFGYLGANGAGKSTSIRMLCGLLLPSSGDAIVAGHSIHTPERVKSSIGYMSQKFSLYMDLTVEHNLAFFGGAYGLSGKALSHRIDEILELIHLKDRRRDITGTLSGGFRQRLALGSSLLHRPKIVFLDEPTAGVDPASRRDFWRLIRSLAREGTTVFVTTHYMDEAEYCARVGLMVAGKLVALDTPKGLKEQFVPGTIYAISGVLPRSSALEGMREAPGVLAVETFGAGLHVRVETGRVDERAVAAMLERVGGRELQIKPIEANLEDVFLKVVAPNASPPGTQQKAG